The DNA segment CGCCAGAGACCGGTTCGACAATCAGGCAGGCAATATTTTCGGGGGCAGATTGGCCGATAAACATTTTGCTCAGGGCGTCTGCACATCCCACATCGCAGGAAGGGTATTCCCGACCGATGGGGCAGCGATAACAGTAGGCGTGGGGAATCCGGTATATCTCGGGGGCAAAGGGACCAAATCCGAACTTGTATGGCTTGACCTTACTGGTCAGGGACATGGTGAGCAGTGTGCGGCCGTGAAATGAGTTTTCGAAGACCACAACACCCTGCTTGCCCGTGGCTTTTCGCGATATCTTGATCGCATTTTCCACTGCTTCGGCCCCACTATTGAAAAGGGCTGCCCGCTTCTCGAAATTACCTGGCGCTATCTTGATAAGCTTCTCGGCAAGGGAAATATACCCTTCATACATGACGATATGAAAGCAGGAGTGGAGCAGTTTGTCCGCCTGCTCCTTGATCGCGGCAACGACTCGGGGGCTGTTGTGTCCGATGTTGACAACACCAATTCCTCCGGCGAAATCGATATATTCACGCCCTTCGATATCCGTAATTACCGCCCCTTCGGCCTTGGCTGCGATAATCTTTGTGGCGTTGAATACTCCTGGAGGGACTGCCTTTGCACGTCTTGACAAAACGTCTTGCGATGATTGTGTCATGTGAATTCCTTTCTCGAATATTGAAATTAACGATGGTTTTGTTCTGTCACCAATATGTTTCAGAGAGCAAAGGGTGTGCCTTGGAATATTTATTGTTATATTATGGTGATTTATAAGAGAATGTCTTTGGGTTTCCTTTTAACGCGATTCGTTAGTGAATCGGAAATGGGGAATTTTTGCTTAAAAGGTGATTCATGTATGAATCACTGGCGTCGTTTAAGACAAGAATGGTTGATTTGTTGAGAGAGTGTCCAGATTCAAATACGGAATATTTATACTTTATATATAATAATTTCAGCTAGTTGATCAGTTTTTATAAAATATTGACTGGGGTTTTTTAGGGTGATTCATAAATGAATCAAAATGCAGGTCAGGCGTTTTCTTTTGGAGGGCGGATACCGTGTTTCTTCAACTTGCGAACTACGGTGGGTTGACTGACGCCGAGGTAGGAGGCCATTTCCCGAGTACCGGAACAAAAGGTTCTCACTTTGGCGAGCATTTTACGTTCGACTGAGTCTATGGCCTGGGGCAAGGTGATATTTTCCGTTTCCTTGGGAATGGAAGAGTCTGTCTTGAGCAGATCGAAGAGAAATTCATCCAGGATCGGTTCATCACTCATCACCACGCCTTTACGAATAAGTCCCTTCAATTCACGTACATTACCGGGAAAAGGGTAGCGCTGTAGCTGATCAAAGAGTTTTGGGGTGATGCGTTTATCCGTGCTGTATTTCGTATTGCATTGCCGGAGAATCATAGCGACCAGTTCAAAGAGGTCTTCGGGGCGTTCTCGCAGGGGAGGGATGGAGACAGTGAAGGTGTTGAGCCGATAGAGGAGGTCTTTGCGGAAGCGTTTGGACAGGACCATGGCGTCGAGGTCCCTGTTGGTCGCGGCAATGATGTTGCATTTGAGTTGCTTGGGTTTACTCGCTCCCAGTGGAAAATATTCGCGTTCATCAAGACATTTGAGCAGTTTTGCCTGGCTTGCCAAGGGGGTTTCCCCCACTTCATCGAGAAACAGAGTGCCATCTTCCGCGAGTTCGATGAGACCGACTCGTCCTGTCTCCACCGCACCGGTGAAAGCGCCTTTTTGATACCCGAACAGTTCGGCTTCGAAAAGCGAATCTGGCAGGGCGGCACAGTTGACGGAGATGAATGGTTTCTGTTTGTTGGGACCACTTTTATGAATGAATTTCGCCAGTAACCCTTTCCCTGTGCCGGATTCGCCAAGCAATAACAGAGTTGTCGCTTCCAGTTTGGAGAGTCGTAAACAGGTGCTCAAAACCTGACGCATGGACTTTGATTCGGCAACCACGCCGCCATGGCGGAATTCAAGCATGGTCAGGTCGTCCAATTCTTCCCGCACCTTGGCCTGGAGTCGCCGGGCTTGTTCCAGATTTTCACGCAACATGTTCAGATCCGTGATGTCACGCTCGTTGACCACGACCAGAAAGAGGTTGCCATGATCATCAAATGCAGGGGTTCCGGTGACCAGAAGTTGTTTTCCAGTGCTTTTGATATGTTGAATGATCGTATGCTGCTGGCCTGTTTCCATGACATGCAGGGTTACAGCATCATCTATGATACCGTCATCAAGCATGACCTTGACGTTCTTTCCGATGAGCGTGGAGCCATCGATGGCATTGAGCCGTTTGGATGCCTTGTTGATATCGAGAATGGTTCCGTTGCCATCCGTGACCCATATCCCATCGCTGGAGGACTGAAAGATTGTCTGAAGCTGGCGAGCCATGTTCTGATAGGTGACCAGGTTGCATGCCAGTTCTTCATATCGCTCCGGGCGTTGCAGGCTGATGACGGCCCCTGCGAGTCTCTCCTCGATCATCAGCGGTGTGATTTCGTAGAAAAGTTCCTTGCCCTTTGCCACGATACGCCCTTCTCCATGCTTGAACTCGTTTCCGATCAATGCTTCACGGACTTTGGGTGTTGCGAGGGGCAGGAGTGTCTCGCTGTCATGCCCGATATATTCGGCTTCTGCACGTCCCCGTGCCTGAAGGAATTGAGTCGCTGGTTTATTGAGGTAGATGACGCGACAGTCCAGATCGACAGCCACCACAGCATAGCTGACGGCATCCAGTATGGCGAAGAGATTTACGTTTATGGTCATGCGGCTTCATAGCAAAGACGCGACCTAAAGGGAATGGTGGAAGGAGGGAGGATGCTGTCTGCGGGTTTTCAGTGCTGCATCATGAGCATCAATACTTTTTCAGCATGTCTTTGGAGAGCAGATGTCTGTCTTCGTTTGCAGTTCCGGGGTGGGTCAGAAGCACGGGCTGGCTGTTCCGACGTATCAGTTTGATTCTGTCCTGCAGAATGACCGGGACCGAATCGGCAAGCGGGTTCCCATTTTCATCCAGAATCATTCGAGCTGTGCAGAGGCGTGTGATTTCTCCACTCTGCATCACGGTTCCAGCCGGTCCCAGGTGGTGCCAGCCCCTGTAGCGGCCATCGTTGCCCATCATGCGAAGACCGACTCCGGCTAAAGCGCCAACAACGCCATCGCCGGTTCCGCCGTGTTCCGTCAGGTGAACCGAGAGTTGTTTCGCCAGCGCATAGGCTAATTTCTTGTTGAGGACCGTTGTCTTGGCCGCGAGGCCAAAGTGAACAAGGTGTTGCCACGCGTCTTCCGAAAGTGTGTCGGAAATCATGCACAGACCAGGGTCTGAACCATGAGCTGCCCGTGTCTCGAGGTATCTTTGCATATACCGGACAAGCTCGTCAGCAGAGGGACAGGCTGTGATTTCCACACACATTGAACTGTTGTGTGATGTGTACGGGACATCTTCATGGACAAAGAGTTGGTGGCGGCTGATACGGGAAAACTGACCAAGGCCACGCTCTTCCATTTCAGTACAGGCCTGTTCCATGAGCCATCCTGTGCCCTTGGTTTCCATGGTGTCTGTATCATCTATGCACAGATAGTACCGCATTGCGTGCTCCCTTTTTTGCCACGAGAGATTGTCTCATGGCTTCAGCCGTATGCTCGGCAGGCATTATTATGCTGGGAAAAGCATGTCAAAAGGCGCGGCTCCTGAATGATTTGACACCAATGCGTATCTCGGGGGCTGAACCCGGTGGAGAGAGCTGCCTTGTTGGCTTTTGTCATTGTGTCGATTTATTTTGTGAGCGAGGCCATATCAGCCTGGGTCAGGCCCAGAAGATGAGCCGGAAATTCCTCGAGGGAGCTGATGAGATAGTCTGCTTTGGCAAAATCCTCACTGGTGAAGGAAGAGGATGCATCGGGCCATGCAATGACAGTCAGTCCTGCGGCAGCCGCTGACGCGACACCAACCCTGGAATCTTCCACGACCAGTCCGCGGGAATGGGGAATCCCCATTTTTTTGCATGCCAATCTGTACGGGTCCGGGGCTGGTTTTCCATTGTCAAAATCATCACCTGTCAGGGCGAAATCGATAAAAGAACCTATCCCTAAGACGTTGATGTTATTGTGTACGACCTGGCGGTCCCCGTTGGAGACACAAGCCTGTGGGATGTTCATATCGGAAGCCTTGCGCATGAGACGAAGTGGCGACTCGCGGATGCGGCAATTCTTGAGGTTCTCCATATAATATTGGGCGCATTCATGCCGGAAGAGTGTTTCCGATCCAGGAAGATTTTTCTGGGTGTGGAGATAGTCCCATTTTTCAATCATGGTCTTGCCGATCATGGCGGCGTTGTCAGCGTCGGTCAGTTCCATTTCTCGCTTGGTACAATAGTCGGCCACGGACTGAAAATGCAGTTCTTCAGTAAGAATGAGCGTTCCGTCAATATCCCAGAAAATGGCGTCCACGAGCTTCTGTGTCATTCTGTTCAAACCGCCTTGGCTGAAGTTTTTTCCTAGTCAGGACCGGAGGGAACCTTCTCCCCGGAACCAGGTCTTGATGTCAGTTTTTCGGGAGGATTCCAACCGATACTTTGAGTAAGAATTGCATAGTAGGCTGTATGGTCTCCTTGTTCGGTTCATCATTCATGTATCCCGAGCAGATCGACTGTAATGATAAATGTGTTTTCTGTATACGTATGAGAGGGGAGCTTCGTGGTCGGGCTTTCTGCGCGGTCGAGGTGTGAGTCAGCAGTGGGCTGCCTCTTTTGTTTTTGTGCTCGAAAAAAAAGAGGCCATCCCGAAATGATCGGGATGGCCTCTTTTATTGACGGAAGAGAATTACATCATGCTTTTCATGGTTGAAAGCGTCTTCTCCATCTTGTTCAGGCTGTCCATCATCATGGGGATACCCTTGTCAGCATCTTTTTTGGCCATGCCCATGCCTTTCATGGTCATCATCATTTCCTTGTTCATTTGCTTCATGGATGCTTCCATGTGCGCATTCTTGGTCATTTTGGCATGTCCCTCTGCTGCGGCCATGCCGTGATGCAGGTCAGTCATGTGAGAGTTCATGCTGGTCATGGCAGCCTTGCGTTGGGCAGGGTCCTTCATGGTTTCGACGTCCTTTTTCATCAGGGCGAGGTTGTCTTCCATGACTTTCATGCTGTCTGCCATCTTCATGTCACCAGCATCCATTGTGCTGTGGTCCATGGCAAAGGCGAAGCCGCTGACAAGCAGGGTCATGGCGAGGACGATGGCGAGGGAAGTAACTTTTTTCATTGATAATCTCCTTAACAGTTTTAATTGGTAACGGTTACGATTGCTCATCCGAACTTTCGGCGAGCCGTCTCTTTTTCACTGTGTATTTGATTTCCTCCACCTGGCAGTAGAGGACTGGAACGACGAAGACCGTCAGGATGGCTATGGTCATGCCTCCGAATGACGGAATCGCCATGGGGACCATGATGTCCGCACCGCGTCCGGTCGAAGTCAGTACCGGGATCAGGGCGAGGATAGTCGTGGCCGATGTCATGAGAGCCGGGCGAATGCGGCGTTGTGCCCCTTCCAGAATGGCTATGCGGATGGACTCCACACTGCTCATATCTCTGGTTCCACGGCTTTCATCGAGATAAGTCGCCATGATCACACCGTCATCCGAAGCAATGCCGAAGAGGGCGAGGAAGCCGACCCATATAGCCACGCTCAGGTTGATGGGATGTACTTGAAAAAGGTCTCGCATGTACGTCCCGAAAACACTGAAGTTGAGGAACCAGTCCTGCCCATAGAGCCAGATCATGGTGAATCCTCCGGACCAGGCCACGAGGATGCCCGAGAAGACCATGAGCGTGGTAGCCATGGATTTGAACTGGAGGTACAGGATGACCACGATAACCATCAAGGCCAGAGGCAGAATGACCGCCAGCTTCTTTTGCGCCCTGATCTGGTTTTCGTAGTTGCCTGCGAATTCATATGACACGCCGCTGGGCACTGTCAGATCTCCCGATGCTATACGGCTTTCAATGAATGCGCGGGCCTGTTCCACCACATCCACTTCGGCAAATCCGGCCTTCTTGTCAAAGAGCACATACCCGATGAGGAATGTGTCTTCGCTCTTGATGACCTGCGGGCCGCGCACGTAGCGCATCTCGGCCAATTGTTTGAGCGGAATCTGTTCTCCGGACGGGGCCGCGACCAGAATGTTCTCCAACTCCTCCATGCTGTCGCGTAGCTCGCGCATGTACCGCACGCGGATAGGATATCGTTCGCGTCCTTCTATGGCAGTGGAGAGCATCTTGCCACCCACAGCCACTTCAATGACATCCTGTACCTTTTTCAGCTTGATGCCGTAACGGGCGATTGCCTCGCGGTTGATGACGATCTCCAGATACGGCTTGCCGACAATTCGATCGGCTATGACTGCGGCGGGTTGGATGGACGGGACTTCCTTGAGCATCTGTTCCAACTGCAGACCAAATTGTTCGATGGTCGCCAGATTCGGGCCTTTAACTTTGATGCCCATGGGGGCGCGCATGCCGGATTGCAGCATGACGATACGGGCAGCTATGGGTTGAAGCTTGGGGGCTGATGTTGTACCGGGCATTTCTGCTGCGGCTGCGATTTCGTCCCAGATGTCGTTCGGTGAGCGGACACCGTCCCATGCCTTTCGTCCCGGATTGAGGGCCGGGTCAAGGGGAGCGCGCCATTGTCGGAATGGCTTGCCGTCCTCGTCCGGGATAAGATTACCGTTCTCATCTCGCTGGTAAAAGCCCTGCACAAGGTATGGCAGGCCATCTCCCGCAGGCAATGGTTTGCCCTTGGCTGAACGGAAGTAATCTTTCTGGTTCTCGTCGAAGCGATACCGCAGACGTTCACCATTTTGGGCAACCAGATATTCCGGTTTGTAGTTGATGACTGTTTCGATCATGGAGACCGGAGCCGGGTCCAACGGGGTTTCCGCACGACCCAGTTTGCCCACGGCACTGTCTACCTCGGGGATGTCCAACATAGCCATGTCCTGTTTGGACAAGACATCGTGGACTTCACCAATGGAAGCGTGGGGCATGGTTGTGGGCATATAGAGGAAAGAGCCTTCGTCAAGGGGGGGCATGAATTCCTTGCCGAGTCCGGGGAAAGCCTTTCGAATGACACTGACCGGCCTTGATGCGCGAATGGAATCCGGCATCCAGGAAGTCAGAGCACCACCGCCGAACCAGATGAGTGTCCCGAACAAGACAACCATGCAGGGCAGTACCATGAATGCGGCCTTATGGTGGAGTGCCCAACGTAGCATGGTCGGGTAGCCGCGTTGGAAGAACTGGAAGAAGAGCATCAAGCCGCCGATGAGTATGGAGACGAAGATGATATTCAGCAAAGCGCCTTTTTCAGGCCCAAGTGGCAACCAATGGTCCGACAGGAAAATGATGACCAAAGCTATGACGCTGTAGTTTTCCAGATTGCCGCAGAATTTTTCTAGCCTGGCGGGCAGGAAGTGTCCGAGCATCCTGTGTAAACCCAGCACCACGAGGAAGAGCCCGACCCACCATTTGACGAGCAGGGAAACCAGAATGCCTGCCGCGATGTAGAGAATGTTGACAAGATGCTTCTTCCACGCCTTTCCCACGCCCGTTTTTTTGTGCCTGTATACCAGGTGAGCGATGGCCGGGAGCACGGTCAGAGCCACGATGATCGAGGCGATGAGCGCAAAGCTTTTGGTATAGGCCAAGGGCTTGAAGAGCTTGCCTTCCGGGCCTTCCATGGCAAAGACGGGAAGGAAGCTGACAATGGTCGTGGCCACTGCGGTCATGATGGCACTTCCGACTTCGGAAGCGCCTTCGAAAATGACCTTCATTCGGCTCTCCTCCAGGGAGGCCTGCTCGAATTTATTGAGTATGTTCTCGCATATTATGATGCCCATATCGACCATGGTTCCAATGGCGATGGCGATACCTGACAGGGCAACGATATTGGCATCCACCTTGAATGTCTTCATGCTGATGAAGACCATCATCACGGCCAATGGCAGGAGTGAGGAAATGAGCAGGGAGCTGCGCAAATGCATGACAGCGATGAGGACCACGATGATCGTGATCAGGATTTCCTCGGTCAGGGCCGTGTCCAGGGTTCCGAGCGTTTCATTGATCAGGCCGGATCGGTCATAGAAGGGGACTATGGTCACCTTGCTGACTGTTCCGTCCTTTAAGGTTTTGGATGGGAGTCCCGGAGAAATCTCAGCAATCTTTTCCTTGACGTTCTTGATGACCTGAAGCGGATTTTCTCCATAGCGGACTACAACCACGCCACCCACGGCTTCAGTGCCGCCTTTATCAAGCACGCCGCGGCGCAGGGCCGGACCGAGAGTCACGCGGGCAACGTCTTTGACCCTGATCGGGATGTTGTTGGTGACTTTGATGACGGCTTGTTCGATGTCGCCGAGATTTTTGACGAAGCCGATTCCTCGGATCAAGTATTCGACACTATTGATTTCAATGGTTCGCGCCCCGACATCCAGATTGGACTGTTTGACGGCGGAAAAGACATCCTGAAGGGTTACTCCGGCTGCGCGCATGGAGTCTGGATCAACATCAACCTGATATTCTTTGACAAATCCACCGACGGATGCGGTCTCACTGACGCCCTCGGCTCCCAGAAGCGCATATCGGACATACCAGTCCTGGACACTTCTGAGTTCATCCAGGTCCCAGCCGCCTGTCGGATGACCGTCAGGGTCTCGGCCCTCAAGAGTGTACCAGAAAACCTGACCCAGGGCCGTGGCATCGGGACCAAGTGTGGGTTGTACCCCTTGAGGCAGGGTTCCCGGTGGCAGGCTGTTCAGTTTCTCCAACAGGCGAGAGCGTGACCAGTAGAATTCTACATCTTCCTTGAAAATGACGTAGATAGTGGAAAATCCGAACATGGAGTAGCTGCGGACAGTCTTGACGCCTGGAATGCCGAGCAGGGCGACTGTCAGCGGGTAGGTGACCTGATCCTCCATATCCTGAGGAGACCGTCCCATCCATTGGGTGAAAACGATCTGCTGATTTTCACCGATATCCGGTATGGCGTCCACAGGAACCGGGTCGCGCGGCAGGCTGCCTATATGCCAGTCAAAGGGGGCGACAACCAGTCCCCAGCCCATGACAACGGCCACGAGCAGGAACACGATCAGTTTTTGTTTTAGGCAGAAAAGGATGACCTTATCGGTCAAGGTCTTGGCTTCGATATGTGTTTCTTTTTCGTTTTCCATGCCGTCCGCCTACTTCTTGAGCTGCTTGTTGATCTCGCCGCAGGTTGACATGGCAGTGCCGAAATATGGATTGTGCACTTCTTCGTTCCGCTGGAGCCATGTAGCCCCTTCGTACTCGAAGGCCATGGGGCAGAATATCTCGTACAGGGGACCGTTCGTCTCCACTCCCAGTTTGAGAATGGCTTCGGAAAGTCCCACTGAAATGGGTTCGAATCCGGTACGGACTCCTACGATATCCTGGGCGTCGCGAATGGCGGCCAACCCATCGTTCAATTTTGTCAGTGAAGCGGTCCAGACATTGTGAGACGGGCCGTCCAGAACTGTTTCGTCAACCAGTCGCAGGGACTCTGATATAGTGGCGGCAGCCGAGCGAGCTCCTTCGGTATCATCTTTGGCCAGGCTCGCGGCAAGGGCTTCATATGCCCCAAAGACATGACCTAACTGTGTTCTGAACTCAACAGGAGCGGTCAGTTCCACCTCCGGTGTCGCGATGGCAAAGGTTGTCGCAAGTTCGGCATAGTGTTTTTTCATTTCCGAGAATATTTCATGGAGTCGTCGGATATCGGGAGCCTCTGCACCGAGAATGGCATCATTCCCGAGGAGCATCGAATATTCTTTCCAGCGCAGGGCTATCTTCCCCTCCAGAGAAGAACCGTCTATCAAGCGGAGGGATTTGTTGAATTCGCCGAATGCCATATGTGTTTGGGAGAGTTCTTCCGTGGAAACGGCTGAAGACAACTCCTCAAAGGATTGGGAAAGCAGGCGAAGCTTGGAAGAGAACAAGGAAGGCAACTCCTCGGAAATTGCTCTGGAGGCGGTGCTCGGATTCATCATACTGGGCTTGGCTACGATCTGCACCGCGCTGTCGATCTTGAAGTTTCCTTTGGTG comes from the Pseudodesulfovibrio piezophilus C1TLV30 genome and includes:
- the gabT gene encoding 4-aminobutyrate--2-oxoglutarate transaminase translates to MTQSSQDVLSRRAKAVPPGVFNATKIIAAKAEGAVITDIEGREYIDFAGGIGVVNIGHNSPRVVAAIKEQADKLLHSCFHIVMYEGYISLAEKLIKIAPGNFEKRAALFNSGAEAVENAIKISRKATGKQGVVVFENSFHGRTLLTMSLTSKVKPYKFGFGPFAPEIYRIPHAYCYRCPIGREYPSCDVGCADALSKMFIGQSAPENIACLIVEPVSGEGGFITPPKEYYAKLKAICEENDIVFIADEIQSGFGRTGRMLAMEHWGVVPDLTTVAKSMGGGMPISAVVGKAELMDAPQVGGLGGTYGGNPVCAAASLAAIETIEEDNLLAVAEKLGETLRTKFEGLMDKFPIIGDVRGKGPMLALELVHSRETKEPAADKTRELVAYCLERGLILLSCGNYGNVIRTLMPLVITEEQVEKALSIMEEGFVAISK
- a CDS encoding sigma 54-interacting transcriptional regulator; amino-acid sequence: MTINVNLFAILDAVSYAVVAVDLDCRVIYLNKPATQFLQARGRAEAEYIGHDSETLLPLATPKVREALIGNEFKHGEGRIVAKGKELFYEITPLMIEERLAGAVISLQRPERYEELACNLVTYQNMARQLQTIFQSSSDGIWVTDGNGTILDINKASKRLNAIDGSTLIGKNVKVMLDDGIIDDAVTLHVMETGQQHTIIQHIKSTGKQLLVTGTPAFDDHGNLFLVVVNERDITDLNMLRENLEQARRLQAKVREELDDLTMLEFRHGGVVAESKSMRQVLSTCLRLSKLEATTLLLLGESGTGKGLLAKFIHKSGPNKQKPFISVNCAALPDSLFEAELFGYQKGAFTGAVETGRVGLIELAEDGTLFLDEVGETPLASQAKLLKCLDEREYFPLGASKPKQLKCNIIAATNRDLDAMVLSKRFRKDLLYRLNTFTVSIPPLRERPEDLFELVAMILRQCNTKYSTDKRITPKLFDQLQRYPFPGNVRELKGLIRKGVVMSDEPILDEFLFDLLKTDSSIPKETENITLPQAIDSVERKMLAKVRTFCSGTREMASYLGVSQPTVVRKLKKHGIRPPKENA
- a CDS encoding HAD family hydrolase; the encoded protein is MTQKLVDAIFWDIDGTLILTEELHFQSVADYCTKREMELTDADNAAMIGKTMIEKWDYLHTQKNLPGSETLFRHECAQYYMENLKNCRIRESPLRLMRKASDMNIPQACVSNGDRQVVHNNINVLGIGSFIDFALTGDDFDNGKPAPDPYRLACKKMGIPHSRGLVVEDSRVGVASAAAAGLTVIAWPDASSSFTSEDFAKADYLISSLEEFPAHLLGLTQADMASLTK
- a CDS encoding efflux RND transporter permease subunit — protein: MENEKETHIEAKTLTDKVILFCLKQKLIVFLLVAVVMGWGLVVAPFDWHIGSLPRDPVPVDAIPDIGENQQIVFTQWMGRSPQDMEDQVTYPLTVALLGIPGVKTVRSYSMFGFSTIYVIFKEDVEFYWSRSRLLEKLNSLPPGTLPQGVQPTLGPDATALGQVFWYTLEGRDPDGHPTGGWDLDELRSVQDWYVRYALLGAEGVSETASVGGFVKEYQVDVDPDSMRAAGVTLQDVFSAVKQSNLDVGARTIEINSVEYLIRGIGFVKNLGDIEQAVIKVTNNIPIRVKDVARVTLGPALRRGVLDKGGTEAVGGVVVVRYGENPLQVIKNVKEKIAEISPGLPSKTLKDGTVSKVTIVPFYDRSGLINETLGTLDTALTEEILITIIVVLIAVMHLRSSLLISSLLPLAVMMVFISMKTFKVDANIVALSGIAIAIGTMVDMGIIICENILNKFEQASLEESRMKVIFEGASEVGSAIMTAVATTIVSFLPVFAMEGPEGKLFKPLAYTKSFALIASIIVALTVLPAIAHLVYRHKKTGVGKAWKKHLVNILYIAAGILVSLLVKWWVGLFLVVLGLHRMLGHFLPARLEKFCGNLENYSVIALVIIFLSDHWLPLGPEKGALLNIIFVSILIGGLMLFFQFFQRGYPTMLRWALHHKAAFMVLPCMVVLFGTLIWFGGGALTSWMPDSIRASRPVSVIRKAFPGLGKEFMPPLDEGSFLYMPTTMPHASIGEVHDVLSKQDMAMLDIPEVDSAVGKLGRAETPLDPAPVSMIETVINYKPEYLVAQNGERLRYRFDENQKDYFRSAKGKPLPAGDGLPYLVQGFYQRDENGNLIPDEDGKPFRQWRAPLDPALNPGRKAWDGVRSPNDIWDEIAAAAEMPGTTSAPKLQPIAARIVMLQSGMRAPMGIKVKGPNLATIEQFGLQLEQMLKEVPSIQPAAVIADRIVGKPYLEIVINREAIARYGIKLKKVQDVIEVAVGGKMLSTAIEGRERYPIRVRYMRELRDSMEELENILVAAPSGEQIPLKQLAEMRYVRGPQVIKSEDTFLIGYVLFDKKAGFAEVDVVEQARAFIESRIASGDLTVPSGVSYEFAGNYENQIRAQKKLAVILPLALMVIVVILYLQFKSMATTLMVFSGILVAWSGGFTMIWLYGQDWFLNFSVFGTYMRDLFQVHPINLSVAIWVGFLALFGIASDDGVIMATYLDESRGTRDMSSVESIRIAILEGAQRRIRPALMTSATTILALIPVLTSTGRGADIMVPMAIPSFGGMTIAILTVFVVPVLYCQVEEIKYTVKKRRLAESSDEQS